The Amphiura filiformis chromosome 6, Afil_fr2py, whole genome shotgun sequence genome segment TCCACCAGTATGTTCTACATAGCAGTTGGCATTGTGTGTGGGATCATTCTCATGCTAGTTATGCTGGtggcatttgtgcatgtaaagtCAATGAGGGCTTCTGATCAGGACCAAAGGTATGACAAATCTTATACATCGTTGCTGGGCAGGAAACCTCCCATGTAAATTTTCACTGTTAACTCATTTGGAAAAACAAGGAACAgtataaattgtcaaatttgaaggtaTTGTCACTTTGCAGGAGACACAAAAACTGCCtaaatgcttaaaaatattgtttCTTATTAGTTAATTGATGCCCCCTGCAAAAGGAAAATACCTTCAAAGTTGACATTTTGTGCTGgtccctgttttgccaaatgagtaACAGTGAAAATATACAGAGGAGGGAATCCTGCCCAGCGACAACAAACACCATGATATTGGAGAAAACAAGATTGATTGTTCTATACCTTCAGCATATTTGATTGTATATTCTCTTAATTTGTAAACATTTCTAGTCTTGAAATAATTCTTACTGTGATCATGATCTACTATTGAATCTGTTTAAACCAGTGCATCTTATGAAAGAGAACATTCAAAAAAGATGAAAACTAAAGCATTCCCTAAGATAAATAGGAAAATTAGAAAGTGCTCTACATTGAAGAAGATTATCCAGACAGATTTAATGTTAGTATTCTTATCTTGTATCCAGTAATGGACCACAGGTTACTACCATACCATCAGGGCACAATGCTGCTGGTTATACCAAGCCTACACTCATCATTAGTAATGGAGGCCCAAATGGAAAAGGTAACTTCACATACCCATCTCTCAATTTAGTTATAATGTGGCACTTACAAGTTAATTGTTTACTGATGAACATGAACATATATTAGctgcaggttttttttttactttttacttgtGTTTGTTTATATATTCCTTTGTTGTATGTTTTGAATGTAAGAATGCAGAGGTGAACAAAAGCCACATCAGAACAAATTAAGCACCAATGAGTCAATACTATAGACATTCACTTGTTTCACTgcagctaaaaaaaaaaaaagaagaggccTAAGATTATGACCCAGTCATGGTGTATCCTTATGTGTCTAATATATAATATCCAGTCATTCTAGACCTCTATACAGTAGACCCAGATATATTGTTGTACTGTTAGGTGATGTACTAATATTTCGCATATATTTCTGTTCTGCTTAAATTTTCCAGCTTATACCAGTTTATATCATGAACATCAAAAACCAGAACCAGTAGATTATCATATTAAACTTGCTGATATTATCATAGAAGAAAACAGACTAAGCTTAGGGGATGTACTACTAGAAGGTGAGAAAGTAGTTAGCATTTTATATGACAAGAATTTTGGTGAATTATTCAATATTTTTAGACCAGATGGTTATTTTTTGCATGAAAGTGGTTATTTTATAACATTCAAGTACTTAGTTGGGTTTTTCATTTCTGGCTTTTAAAGCCAACTCAGTAGTAGAAAGTTCAGAGTCAACTTTACATAAAACCAGTTTAGAATCCATAAGTTCAATTATAAATTGTTAGCCTTGTTTCATTTGATAATAATTCCTTTTGTTTCAGGTACGTTTGGCAGAGTATACCGTGGGAAATTAATAATGTCTAACTCAAGTACAGAGGAATACCAAGATGGTACTGATGCAGAAGTCTTTATTAAAGCAGTCACTGGTAAGTACTTCTAAGCTGAAGTATAAACAACCTAGTCATTATGTGTAACAAGAACTACTAGTGATGTTTGAGGAGGTAAACAAACAATTGATATACATGTGTGTGTTTTTCTACCAAAAGATAGCATGCCAATTTCTTGGTAACAGTGGAAGATCTAGAATAGAAAATAACTGTGTGAATTGGTGGATGTTATAAtccaagtgcggataggtttgggCCAGGTTCAGCTGCAACCggtctagttgatgcgatctgatgtGTTAATTTGCCAGTTGCAGCAAAATTACAGTGTTTTGAATTCTATATgaatccaaaatttttttttaaatttatatagaTACCAGAATAACACCTTTGACAAATTCAGGATCagtaatttgaattaaaaaaaaattcaaagcagCAAGCAGAAAATGGAAGAATACATGAATTTGGTGGACCTCGAGAGTAATCAATGTTGGAATGAAAAAATTCTTAATGTTCAGAAAAACAATGTTTACTAAAATTATTTAGTTGCCCTTATCAAGTTTAATGCTAATATTAAATACTATTTAAAATTAAGCAAGTGACaagtcgctaatattgattttgagatattggcaaagaatttTTTCgaattcttttgtttcatattattttcagcgattgataagttAACATAACTtagcaaagaaaagtcatatcaacttgGGGATTTCAGTGTCTGAAAGCTCTAAAAGGTTTAGCTCAAAGAAATCCAGTACTGGTTAGCATAATCATTCTcaacaaatttgaacaaaaagtTGACTTGTACAAAAGAAGGTTTAGCTAATCAGCTTGGATTAGAATTTTCTGGAATGAAGTTTAACAGAATCAAATaaaatcaattcatgaaaattaaTCCATTTCATATATACCAAGGTGGACATAAGTCAAATTTTTAAAGAATAGGTGAATATAAAGTTCAGAACTTTTCTTttctgataagggtgtggatttAATTAATCCTTTTACAAGTGGTGTATCTGCTGAAACTGAAATACTTGTGCCTTTGACACATCTTAGCACATGCATGATTAATGCGATTATCAAGTAGCTAATGTGTGTTTTTCTTGTATTCATCTTACTTATCATCAGATCAAGCATCAGAGGAACAAAAGAACCTGTTACTACGAGAGAGCTGTATGCTACGGGGCCTTAGTCACAAGAATATCTTATCCATTATGAATGTCTGCTTAGAGGGCAAACCCATTGTCATATTTCCTTACATGAATCTAGGCAATCTCAAGCAGTTCTTAAGAAATGGTAGAATAGGGCCTGGAGACACACATCAAGTAAGTTGATTTAGTATGCAGGGTGTGGGTGAGTGAGTGTATGGGTGTTTGTTTGTTGTATATATATAAGGGTGCATTCAAAGTGGAAGTATTGATGTCTTGTAATTAACTTGTGTATGTTATATGACTTTGTATGTAATGCGTCAAGGTGAGTCCAAACATACATATTAAGGATCAGTTGTTCTAAATCTGTAAATGCAAGAATTGGTTTGAGGAAAAATTGTAAATATGGCGGAATATGGTATTAACAGTTTCTTGTTTGTGTATTTTTCATTGTCCATCTCCTAGGGCTTAAGTCATAATGTAGATAATCTGTAAAATGCACTACTTTTCTTGGTAGGGACAAGAATCTGTAACATGCTAAATTGCTAATCTTATGTTACATGATGTGaagtacaataataaaaaaaaaaaaattcaaagcaaAAAAAATGAAGGAacaagtgagtgagtgagtactTTGCTTTACTTTACTTTGGATCTTTGCATAATAGCTTTTGATATTCTTGgatgatattttcaaattgcAGCTTAATCTACTTAGTCAAATTTGCCCCACAGTGCAAACATCTTTCATACACCTGTTGCCTTGAtactgtaatgggctattccagttgaaatccattcaccccatatggaagatgtgatcttaacctccaacacaggggtgtagatttcaaatggagtcactcattcaggacttcatttgaaattcacactccctgtgtggaagattaaggttgtgtcttccatggggggtgtatagattttaactggaatagccatttgcTGATTAAATTTTGTGCTTGTagtcagtgatgccaacgccgcgccttaggcgcacaattgggctacttggcgatcacttgccgctactcaaaaaagcatgccgctactcaaaaaagcatgccgctacttgtctaaaattgggctacttttgccagtctcaggccgcggcagtaatttgatgtactttcctttcaatttagccgatttataaaggttttgagtctttgaagctctaAATTGAatttacaatgggttttgtgaccatttattgatcggtcagtaacttcccagtaagtaccggatgTTTAAAAGTCAAGtgtttttccgcccaattgggtgtttttcgTTCTATATTCGGGTAAATccacccaaatatccggtattgggcgctttttggaagcttaaaaaattgggctacttgagaatccttaccgcggcctggcgagtcaatgcgccgcgccttgacgctgacaagttttggcaacactgcttgTAGTCATTAATATCACAGTCAGAACTAGATGAACTAAACAGGCAGATTTGCACTCATCtacttcaggttttttcatgttAATTTTTTGATTTGATCATGAAATTTCTAGCAaaggataattttaaaatttgaagacCAAAATGTGCAATTGTACATGTGTGTTGAAGGTAATGAGAACATGTTAACATGTAGCCAGGAGGTGCCCTACTTATTTCAAACTTAGTATGAGaccaaattgaatttgaatgttgTGAATTTGCATAAAAACTCAATCACAATTAGGTTACGCTGGCAAGAatgtattttgtaaattaaatgtgCTGCAGGTGTCCTTGTAGGCGTATTGTTATTGTTTACAGATTTGCCTTCAGATGGTTCTCCGGGACACTGTTCTGTTTCAATAGATACCTTCAACAGTGCAGATGTGAAGCAACTTAAAGTTagcacttaaaggggcatttcgtgatccacagcctcatcccccacatttcccaaaaaagttgagattttacaccactggatacctctggctacataatgtttatgtaccaaatatttctttgcagattaatttgtttagcaaaaatatcgccaaatttgaatttcgttctggtgcaccagaacgaaattaaacacATTGtgattgtctatggagcagtgtaatacacataatcatgcataactcgcaaacgcaaaatcggaatcaactgaatgtttggaaataagcttttttcgtggatatctactgaaaaatgtcataaaaagaggatgctaggatcacgaaatactcctttaaacgaTGGATTAAAAAAGTGAAATGGGATATTATATGCCGCAATCTGTTGCCTCTCCAGTGTTTGTGTATGTAATTATATGATGATTAGGATGCCAACTGCAATATTCATACTACTCATATTGGATTTCCCTTGTAATGCTCATTTTTTTGCTCAAATTgcacctgtttgtttgttttcttacagTCAATATCAACTCGAGACCTAGTACAGCTTTCAATACAAATAACCCATGGTATGATGTACCTGGGGAAGAGAAAAATAGTACATAGAGATTTAGCAGCTAGAAATTGTGTGTAAGTATCTTTTATATACTgtccatatgtgacacgatctggtccatgggggccaaaggcggcaaatttgaaactgagataaaggtaaaaatatggagcaaaaaaacaataaaatacataagaaaatagacatcaaaaaactccATAACTTTTTAATCAAGTATGCcggacctttggtgttttcagtaaatgatagcctattgtaagtataatgtaataattacagtaactcaattttcaaaaatgcctcctttggcccccatggaccagatcgtgtcacatatgtacaACTCTGGCAATGTGCTTCTTTTTCTTGTTTTACACATTCTCTCCATGTATCTTGCTCTCTTATCCTTTCTCCTCCCTCTCTTTTTCTCATTCTTTATCTTGTTTCATCTTCTCTCCCCTCATATCTTCTCTCTCACTGGCTCTGTAATTTCTTTATCTCATTCCAGGTGGtggcgcattgcattctctaaattcagtaaattttcatcgtcaaccgtgtaattgaatgggattattttgaaattttaaaacgcttgaaatatcacaaacaaataggcctatgttgataaataatataaatacaagctaaaaccgttggggttcgataatgaaccccacaaactaAACCCACTATATTGGAAAaagccatacggccgggcggtttcacaagttgccggcgcgatcatgtcatccgccgcctgtctcATTCTCACTCCCCCTCACTCTCTCTATCTCTTTCTCCCATCTGTCTCGCCCCCTCCAGCTCTCTTTCTCTTCTgccctctcactctctctctctctctctctccctctgtaTTAATCTTTCCCTTCCACACATCCTATCTTGGTTTTACTCATCTCTCCCATCCACTCACTCTTCCTCTTTTTTACCTCTATAATTCCTCAAATTGGGCATATTTAGATTAAAATTTCAGAGACTTGACAGGCCCAGCACATTCCTTtagaaataattttaaaaaaagcttTTCATAATAGGCTTAAAGTAACTTGAAAGTCACTAACCTGCGCCCCTCTTTGCCAATGTGAGAATCTCACGTCTTTGTAATCCCCTGCTCTTAACGCCTCGAATAGAAATAAGAGTCGCTGAAATTTGTTATGAAACATGATCCCCCCAAAGTGCATTTGACTTAAAAGCTGACAGAGTTAAAAGATTTAAAGGTTAATTTATGCAAATATACCACTTCTTTTGGGATCATCTTAGTAGATTAATATGAAAGTAGGTAACATTGATCAACTTTGAATAAGATATGTTTAGACTATACCATGAGAAGCTTTTAATGTCAAATTGGATTTGGTTACTATATGATGCAAGTTTGTGTGAAACTGATAAGTTAAAGGGAAGGTTTAATGTCACAGGTGTCACATTAGAGCAGCATCTTGTTTGCAACCAAACTTCCTTCGAGGATGAGCAATCACAGCATGTATAAGGCATGTCTGCTTTTATTATGCTGTTGATATAAAAAGGAAGTGAGTTTGAGCTTTTTGTATCATTACGATTTGCACATACTGAGGATTAACAGGTTAATATAAACCATCTCGAGTAGAGAGTATGACAAAATGAAATTGATAATACCACTCTACATCTGGTATAAATACAATGGGACACCTTGGGCGCACATTCTGGCTACTTGGGGATCACTCCCTGCTTCTCAAAAAAGCATGCCAGTACTTGCCTAAAATTTGGGTACTTTTGCAAGTGTCAGGCCGTAGCAGTATTTTCCATTTAATTTAGCTGAATTATAAAGGTTTTAAGTCTATGAAGCTCCGAATTTCAATACCATTTATTGATCCGTTGGTGACTTCCCATAAAGTGccggaattttttttaaagtcaaatgCTTTTCTGCCCTATTGGGTGATTTATGTTCCATATTCGGCTAAAACCACCCAAATCTCAGGTATTGAACGCCttttttcaatttataaaataatagttGAGAGTCATTCACTGCAGCTTGGCAAGCCAAATAACTGCACCTTGGCACTAAAAAGTTTTAACAACCCTGCAAGAGGATGGTTTATAATTCATCTTGTGTTTACCAATATGAGTAGACCACAATGATAATGAACTAATTGCCTCTTACATAAATTGTTTTTTCTATTCTTGCAATCACAGAATTGATGAAgattataatttaaaaataaccGACAATGCATTGGCACGGGACTTATTTCCTGGAGACTACCATTGTTTAGGAGATAATGAGAATCGGCCAGTCAAGTGGATGGCTATTGAAAGCTTAATAGATAGGAGATTTAGCACTGCTAGTGATGTTGTAAGTATCCAGTCTCACTATTTAGGGTGTAGTTCACAGGGTTAAAGGTTAACTGAACTGAGCATCGTAGGGATTGACTAGTTGAGagtaataaatcaaatcaaagtaACAGTCTGTGCATTCATATTTTACCGAATTTGTAAGTAAGTCTAGACTTATAAATGGTGAGACTCAGAATATTCTGGATTGATATACAATGGCATGCAGTGCATTTATGCTAGATCTTT includes the following:
- the LOC140155010 gene encoding tyrosine-protein kinase RYK-like, which translates into the protein MKMKSYHRMWIIFGILPVFLETTLSNMNFYMTGEEVKRVLGLPAELFYVREDEVREAALEFNMPVRAEIKQLYFFWYTDSQVYYSMSLKSENQYLLRHPTVNITYDGEVPKVETVFAVSLDCTGNGAGEVGVLMQVNLTLHSAVNLTVLNFKRRKHCLRDKSRVEGTYRPDLESIIPPPDKIANASVAYTENSDIGAVTSTSMFYIAVGIVCGIILMLVMLVAFVHVKSMRASDQDQSNGPQVTTIPSGHNAAGYTKPTLIISNGGPNGKAYTSLYHEHQKPEPVDYHIKLADIIIEENRLSLGDVLLEGTFGRVYRGKLIMSNSSTEEYQDGTDAEVFIKAVTDQASEEQKNLLLRESCMLRGLSHKNILSIMNVCLEGKPIVIFPYMNLGNLKQFLRNGRIGPGDTHQSISTRDLVQLSIQITHGMMYLGKRKIVHRDLAARNCVIDEDYNLKITDNALARDLFPGDYHCLGDNENRPVKWMAIESLIDRRFSTASDVWSFAVLLWELVTLGQTPYIDLDPFEMASYLKSGYRMAQPPSCPDELFSLMACCWALMPQDRPKFTQLCAALTDFHRALGIYI